One Littorina saxatilis isolate snail1 linkage group LG11, US_GU_Lsax_2.0, whole genome shotgun sequence genomic window, TTTCCAAGAAGACGTATGtatcggtgactttggcatcatgcGTAGtggtggaaaaacaggtccctgccagactggTTTGACACGAcgtcatttacatgatatacccaCGTGTACCCAACGACATTGTTCTCTCATAAGTGGTCTCTtttacgtatgtaggataaattgtTTTAGTTTGCATCTGTTCCAGCCACTCCAACTGCTTAAAGGTTAGATGATAGTTGTTcgttgttttaaaaaaaaattaaaaaaaattaagccTTTGTAGATCAGGAGCTAAGCAAATGGAACACTATATCGGAGTTGGTAGCAGTATCGAAAAATTAGAAACATAGAGCAAAGAGAAAGGCACGTTATACTGAGATGATAACATTATATATGTCTGAATGCTTTTTAGGGTTTTAAAGCGGTAGGCCTAGAAATACTATTTTGTTTTATGTAAATTAATAACTATAGCAGATATACTCTTTAGATTAAGCTCGAAGAGAAATAAATCATCATTAATTACAATGAAATAACCAGTTTGCACATACATTATCTTGGTTAAGTGGCAACATTGTTATGGTTAAATAGTAAACATTACCATatcaattaactcgcaatttacctctatgcaatgcattttgtgtacatatgtataatgtattctcactttagttatctgttaaatgTAGAACTTgtatcttttatttttatttcatgttttAATTAGTCCTTCTTTAGAGCGAGGCTGGATGtgaaaaagcagaccactgcttaatctattaccctcgttaaataaagaattgtcattgtcattgtcatttgtaGTAAAGTTTCCACGTGTTTTATCGACGTGTTTTCTTACCGGAAGTGCATTGTCCCCCAACAATTATCACCTTGGGTCTGTTGATTATGCTAGGTCACGGGGTCCTGCAAGTCGTGAATAACTTAAACAACCCTTCAGTCAAGCACAGAAGCCAGACACTAGACACACCTACGGCGAAGTGATGCTCGTCGAGCACTGAGAAAAAATCCGATTCGCTCTCGATCTCACTTCCCAaggcacgtacgcacgtacgcacgcacgcacgcacgcacgcacgcacgcacgcacacaaacacacacacacacacacacacaaacacacacacacacacactcctagGAATACAAATCTCGCTCtccgctacacacacacacactaacacacacacacacacacacacacacacacacacacacacacacacacacacacacacacactcctagGAATACAAATCTCGTTATAACTCTCAGTCAATAcctgactgaatgtaaaaagctgCGATAAAACAGTTTTCTCAAAATGGGGACAGTTGATGACTAATCCGTCTTTCACGACATTTTGTCCCAGCACAAGCAAATGATAACTACAAGTTAGTATCCCCCTTCATGGGCTCTGACGATGCACTTGTTTAACCGTTTGCTTCCCTTTATTTAATAAATCGACAATAGGGAGTCGTCGTCCAGAACTAAATCCTTTGTATGTCATCAAAAATATTGAATTCTGGGCAGGGAAATCCTTATGAGAAATGACGTCAGAGCCTTaattcggcgattggtcaatacATTTCGAAGCCGAACTACAACATTatgtcggtcacacttgaaatTAACGCTATTTAAATTGCTTTCCATACAAAGTAAACGGGCGCATAAGGTGAGTTATCAACTTAAACTTACCTCGAGTGAGATCGACACAGaacatacagtacacacatacGAACGGAAACACTCAAAAACCGAGGAGTCGACACATGCTCGAGAACTCACATGTAACGTTCGAAGTTGAACATTCTATTTTTCACCCCGAGAATAGTGTGCCAGATTGGCTTCGTGGTATCAACGCGCATCgactgtgaaggaaatcacgaataacactgtaacaggcaaagtttgacagtgatatcctccacgcttttagagcgctaaccagagatgtagcgtgacatagcaaagtgtgtgGCACGCACTGTGAGTTCAGCTCACTGACCGGGAATAGTTgatgttgtaaatcgcaactaTGGTATTGTTACACTTTACCACTGTCCTTGGACATTGAGGGGTTGTCCAAGTAATCGGCCGGGAGGGAGGAAGCCCGGATAGATGCGACAAgaaagcacttaacaggtaaatggaataagcattcgAATATCGCTAGagtgtttatcgcataagttgaatcgactaacactgtaaactgtaaacatagcagacagatatctgagacaagatgtccgctatttatgttgtgcagtgcgtcgtataaccggtcTGAGAGGGAGATAGCGACCAGATGACAAGTGtgaaggatctgagaagccgccgaagTATCATAACTCTAGACCAGCATAGCTgaaattcgacgggatttcgcgaagttattgcaaggttatggttgtccgtatagttggaccatagaggtcacaggacgagaggaactgagtagaccgaggtcgccagtgAAAGGAATTAGTATTCagatacatttcctagtgaacggccatagacgctgtgtaattctgtgtatgAACAGAGTTAAAATATATCTATCAGATCTTAATTACATAAGATATAATGAGTGTTTAGAaggcagagcagacggtgatttgAGCCTGCCGGAATATGAACTGTAACTGTTTTTCTGACTACACATGAGCCGTGAGTCGATACCAGTAAAgtatactcacggaataaaataacttaacatgttttaaaatttaacatctcaaaatcggaaaaagttgcaggagagcggggtggtacgatcatagaaccatcaattcctgagaagaggaaaaaaatcggaatgttctcggttgcttagttttttcacaattggtcctcaaagacgcatggtgtcattttggagtttactaGACTGACGCCAAAGCTTGCCGACGCTGCCGACAGCCAGTGCACGCTGTGTGTGCTGTAAACAGGTAGGCCTGCACTCTTTGACTTTCGGGGCACGTCTACCCGTACTTGAAACCTGTAAAAGGTCTGCTGCTGATCCACGAATATTGCATGAAAGTACTGCCTTtggtttgtccgtttgtttgtgagtgagaacaactcactaaaatgtttctttctttttgcccaaaactgtccactctgtctttctctttcaccaTGCCACGAACGTGTGTGAACGATAGACTCGTTGCAATAGGGATGTTGAGAGGAGGGATGACTTATACTGATTTTGTTTGGCCACTTGTTGGTTATTGTTGATCGAATTTCGACTTCacaatgaaatttgttttgttagTAAACGTATTGAGGCTAACCTTCGCACTTTATGAAATGTCCAAGTCGCGATTTATTGTTGCCACTTGTTGGTTATTGTTGATCGAATTTCGACTTCACAATAAAATTTGTTTGGTTAATAAACGTATTGAGGCAAACCTTCACTGCTCCTGTGTAATGTAATTGCGGCTGCGATCAACCAGTGCATGCACAgcgctgtcaaacacacagtgctaagtttgtaaactccaaaatgacaccatgcgtctttgagctCAAATTACAAAAAAACGGAACAAGCCAGACTATTCCAGTTTTTTGCCCATAATGAGCAAATGAACAAGCTTTACGTTGGTACAAAAATCACTCCTGtaactttttccgattttgagatattaaattttaaacaatgttaagttattttattccgtgaNNNNNNNNNNNNNNNNNNNNNNNNNNNNNNNNNNNNNNNNNNNNNNNNNNNNNNNNNNNNNNNNNNNNNNNNNNNNNNNNNNNNNNNNNNNNNNNNNNNNNNNNNNNNNNNNNNNNNNNNNNNNNNNNNNNNNNNNNNNNNNNNNNNNNNNNNNNNNNNNNNNNNNNNNNNNNNNNNNNNNNNNNNNNNNNNNNNNNNNNtttggccaaaacatgtttttggccaaaaacacactttttggccaataatgtacgtttttggccaaaaaagtgtgttttgggccaaaaaagtgaatattgtccaccagcgccaagcatatacatcagtatgcacacccccccccccccaagtgtaacagtacaaaacacacctacagctacagattcagcagtatgtacaaccccctcccccccccccccccagtgtcactgtgcagaacacacatacagctacagattcagcagttagtatgtacacccccccccccccccccaagtgtgtaacagtgcaaaacacaccaccagctacatatagatcagtatgtaccccccccccccaagtgttacaatgcaatacacacacctacagctacagatacatcagtatacatacaccccaccctccaagtgtaacagtgcaaaccacacttacagctacagattcagcagtatcatgagtatgtactccaccccccccccccccccactgtaacaggacaaaacacctacatctacatatacagatacagcagtatgtactcccccccccccccccccccccccactgtataacagcaaaactaacattaaagcaaaaaaaaccaaaatcacttactcgctggatccgtcggttgtcctcgagttgacgttaacagcttgaacacacctgtaggtttccatccgtccttggctacacaattttaacttgtcaactatcaccgccaccacgtggcactgggaccagcactcagattgagatcccgaggcgacattcgtctcggataacatatcatcaatgtgctgtccaacttgcgaatgtctcttctttcgatattaacttgaactaagaaaacaaataaacttcgctcacgcgggaaagtagcagctagccggccatgttcacactcaatcttgtttgtaccgtaaggaaagctattagagtatttcaagtatatatgatggcgtatttttaaaatgtaaaactcatggtttgagctcatgctgtatttgattgcaaatatacaaacaaaacttacaattaattatcctactcctatgtgaaaaagtcaacaaatatgaataatttagtttcgcatttgcagagtcatgtcacgccgttcccgacgcttgaacaggggacgtaacaaatgttaaaataatgataataaattcaagttgttatctcccgtaactctgcatatttttatcgacagcaacattgcgtcgggccgatgtcggggtttattacgtacatttgccgagttgtacacacagtcaaaacgatatcggcgcgacaacggacgtcgacacacgacatttgacgacgtcacccgactgaaatcgtcagtcggccgacgaaagcttgctagctgggaatGGTCCAAAATGGTCTTGTTCATATCATTGCTTCTTTTGTTCTCAGGTCCCAGAAGATTGCCTCCGCAtttacagtggaccccccttttaagaccccccagtttaagaccccccagtttaagactccctcccttttaagaccctgtgtTGTTAGACTGTTTGTTCATAACggatgtaaatttacccccatgttGACACTACCTCCTTTTtaggaccttttttttttcctttttttttcttctcctttttaggacctgattttctcagattttagatgccttaaaatggggattccactgtataacTCTCACTGACTCGTGTCACATACATTCAGAGCGCCTACTTCCCGTTGTTTGTCAGATCAGCCATGGTTCAGCCACAGGGAGCCGAGGAGGAACCTCCGCAGTCCTCCGACTCTCCCCCCTCCCAGTCCAAGAACGCCTTCACCTTTAACAAGGACATCGTCCCCCCCAAGAAGCCTCCTCCCTCCAAAGGCTACGCGCACCTGTTCAAATACGTGGTGGTTGGAGACTCCGGTTCGGGCAAGACAGCTTTGGTAAGGCGGTATTCTAAGGACGAGTTTGTTCTCACGAGGGACTACACCATTGGAGTGGACTTCGACATCAAGACTGTCCCTATCAGTAATGGCGATGAGGTCAAATTGCAGGTACGTTTTGTGGGGAGGGAGGTGTGCGGGTgtgtagtgggggggggggggtatttagGTGCTGgtgggctctctctctctcgctctctcgctctctctctctctctctctctctctctctctctctctctctctctctctctctctctctctctctctctctctctctctctctctctagaatagtccctctctgggcgagggctggttgaaaagaagctcgtttatattgcttatgccacaaccctcgtaaaataacatttgatttgatttgatttgatttgaaaataacatttgatttgatttgatttgatttgatttgatatctctctctctctctctctctctctctctctctctctctctctctctctctctctctctctctctctctctctctctctctctgtatctctttattactgtatgcttgatgtttctatgattctagtcgggcgcacgcgtgaatatgtgtttgtgtgaatgtaaagggcacattgtaagattaagcctatggcctaaaatgtctaccctttatgtgaataaaatgttctaagtctaagtctaagtctctctctctctctctctctctctctctctctctctctctctctctctctctcacacactctctctctctctctctcttctccacaGATCTGGGACACGGCCGGACAAGAACGCTATCGGACCATCACCACCAGCTACTACCGTGGGGCCCAGGGCATCATCATAGTCTACGACGTCAACAACCAGGGGTCTTACTTCAACATCAAGCAATGGATGCAAGAGGTGCGGCGCTACTGCAACGACGACTGCAAGATTGTCATCGTGGGGTCGAAGTCAGACCTGCAGACGGAAGGCGCCGAGGTGTGGGGCAAAGATAAGGTGAAGATATGACAGATACTatgtgtgaccctccaccacggaatgagtcgcatgttacCTTTGCATGGTTTTTAtaattttacattttcttaatgagttttttttatgctctatccagtggtgaaaaccgttctagaaaagagcgaaaactgttcgaattataagcctgtgactaaggtgaccctcacactgataCCTGACACACCCCGGACGAATATCAGGCCTAGcccagaaccgcgcgaggtgacatccgactcattccgtggtggagggtcacattttttctttttcattttcatttttttctattttcataaccttattgtcccatcgctgggaaattcgggtcgcttcctcccagtggaaagctagcagcaacagagacgcgctacccaggtgtgtgcgtgatcaggtgtaatcagccacctgcttCAGATACGTCCTCTAGAACCcccttttacccccc contains:
- the LOC138980465 gene encoding ras-related protein Rab-1B-like — its product is MVQPQGAEEEPPQSSDSPPSQSKNAFTFNKDIVPPKKPPPSKGYAHLFKYVVVGDSGSGKTALVRRYSKDEFVLTRDYTIGVDFDIKTVPISNGDEVKLQIWDTAGQERYRTITTSYYRGAQGIIIVYDVNNQGSYFNIKQWMQEVRRYCNDDCKIVIVGSKSDLQTEGAEVWGKDKVKLLLDLDEDSEDWESVGVTGYFMVSAKTGEGVEEVFECLTQALVTERLNARNPLRAGGTIKLGKGKAGGAEEKTKKKGCC